A genomic region of Georgenia sp. TF02-10 contains the following coding sequences:
- a CDS encoding acyl-CoA dehydrogenase family protein, whose product MKRDVYDADHEAFRGSVRAFLERSVIPHVDNYAEQRALPRDFWLEAGANGFLGLEIAEEYGGLGARDYRFNAVMTEELSKVNAALASCWGIHADVTVPYIADLGTIEQRQRWLPKAASGEILLAIGMTEPSGGSDLAALKTTAVRDGREWVINGSKTFITNGSSADLVLTAVRTSPQKKARGITLFAIPTDVPGFQRGRKLDKVGQDESDTAELFFEDVRLGDDHVIGEVDSGFVYMMERLPQERLVCAIANVAHAKQILEETLDYARSRMAFGQPIGRFQHSKFLLAELVTKIEVTEAFVDRCVVAHSEGRLTAVDAAKAKSWTSEVQNAVLDHCVQLHGGYGFMNEYRVARAWRDARVTKIWAGSNEIMKELIGRELGL is encoded by the coding sequence GTGAAGCGGGACGTGTACGACGCGGACCACGAAGCGTTCCGCGGCTCGGTCCGGGCGTTCCTCGAACGGTCGGTGATCCCTCACGTCGACAACTACGCCGAGCAGCGCGCACTGCCGCGTGACTTCTGGCTGGAGGCAGGCGCCAACGGCTTCCTCGGGCTCGAGATCGCGGAGGAGTACGGCGGGCTGGGCGCCCGGGACTACAGGTTCAACGCGGTCATGACCGAGGAGCTCAGCAAGGTCAACGCTGCGCTCGCATCGTGCTGGGGAATTCACGCGGACGTCACAGTGCCCTACATCGCAGACCTCGGGACGATCGAGCAGAGGCAGCGCTGGCTGCCGAAGGCGGCCTCGGGAGAGATCCTGCTCGCGATCGGCATGACGGAGCCTTCTGGCGGCTCAGATCTCGCTGCCTTGAAGACCACCGCGGTCCGCGACGGCCGCGAGTGGGTCATCAACGGATCGAAGACCTTCATCACCAACGGATCGTCTGCCGACCTGGTCCTGACCGCTGTCCGCACGAGCCCGCAGAAGAAGGCCCGCGGCATCACCCTGTTCGCCATCCCGACCGACGTCCCCGGCTTCCAGCGGGGGCGCAAGCTCGACAAGGTGGGGCAGGACGAGTCCGACACCGCCGAGCTCTTCTTCGAGGACGTTCGCCTTGGAGACGACCACGTCATCGGGGAGGTGGACAGCGGGTTCGTCTACATGATGGAGAGGCTCCCGCAAGAGCGCCTCGTCTGCGCGATCGCGAACGTCGCGCACGCCAAGCAGATCCTCGAGGAGACGCTGGACTACGCCAGGAGCCGGATGGCGTTCGGGCAGCCGATCGGTCGGTTCCAGCACTCGAAGTTCCTTCTCGCCGAGCTGGTCACGAAGATCGAGGTGACCGAGGCCTTCGTCGACCGGTGCGTCGTGGCGCACAGCGAAGGTCGACTGACTGCAGTCGACGCGGCCAAGGCGAAGTCGTGGACCAGCGAGGTCCAGAACGCCGTGCTCGACCACTGCGTGCAGCTCCACGGCGGCTACGGATTCATGAACGAGTACCGCGTGGCCCGTGCCTGGCGAGACGCACGCGTCACGAAGATCTGGGCCGGCTCGAACGAGATCATGAAAGAGCTCATCGGGCGCGAGCTCGGGCTGTAG
- a CDS encoding alpha/beta fold hydrolase — protein sequence MSELRVDGGVLRYWVCGDGPPVLLTHGAGADHRMFTGQAAALAAAGYRAITWDMRGHGLSRPSATEFTAARAVADMSALLKHVDAERPVLVGQSLGGNLAQTFTKLHPDSVRALVIIGSAWNAGPLTSTDRRLLALASVVFRTIPFRAMRVLMVRSSATAAAAREDLERAFGSLSKREFVAAWAAAVESLSPDPEYRTPVPLCLIRGDQDRTGNIATSMPKWAVHEAVEEHVIANAGHVANQDDSSAVNAVILRFLEQLQAL from the coding sequence ATGAGCGAGCTGCGCGTCGATGGCGGCGTGCTCCGCTACTGGGTGTGCGGTGACGGTCCGCCCGTCCTGCTGACACACGGTGCGGGTGCAGACCATCGGATGTTCACCGGTCAGGCAGCGGCGTTGGCCGCGGCCGGCTATCGAGCCATCACCTGGGACATGCGAGGTCACGGCCTGTCACGACCGAGCGCGACCGAGTTCACCGCTGCCCGAGCTGTCGCCGACATGTCGGCACTGCTGAAGCACGTCGATGCCGAGCGTCCGGTGCTGGTCGGGCAGTCGCTCGGTGGGAACCTTGCTCAGACGTTCACGAAGCTTCACCCCGACAGCGTCCGCGCCCTCGTGATCATCGGGTCCGCCTGGAACGCTGGCCCGCTGACGTCGACGGATCGACGCCTGCTCGCCCTCGCTTCTGTCGTCTTCCGGACGATCCCTTTTCGGGCTATGCGGGTGCTGATGGTTCGTTCCTCCGCGACGGCGGCTGCGGCTCGGGAGGACCTCGAGCGCGCGTTCGGCAGCCTCAGCAAGCGCGAGTTCGTCGCAGCATGGGCGGCCGCAGTCGAATCGCTCAGCCCCGATCCGGAGTACCGCACCCCCGTGCCCCTGTGCCTGATCCGCGGCGATCAGGACCGCACCGGGAACATCGCCACGTCCATGCCTAAATGGGCGGTGCACGAAGCGGTCGAGGAGCACGTCATCGCCAACGCGGGCCATGTCGCGAACCAGGACGACTCCAGCGCGGTCAACGCCGTGATCCTCCGGTTCCTCGAGCAGTTGCAAGCCCTCTGA